In Lolium rigidum isolate FL_2022 chromosome 3, APGP_CSIRO_Lrig_0.1, whole genome shotgun sequence, the genomic window ggacaacaattaagcaaggtcaagcctaccatgagccagagtccaataagcatcacacaaatagcactggcacttgcaaatatgcAAGGATTCATCCCagaaatcaagccaggggcaactaACTAGATACACAGCATAGGTATAGTACCAGTAGCATCTCAAAATCAACCTAGCATGACAGGAACATCATAGAATGATCATGAGCAAGTGTTCATGAATCACAACAATACAGAAGATGAGCACAGATGCTTAGCTCAGAAAGAGGAGTATACCAGCATAAGCACAAGAATAGAACCACGTCATGGCAGTAGAGCAATAGCAGCAGCTAGCCAAAAGAGCAGCAGTAGCACACACGCATGCATAGCAAGCACAAGCAGTAGAGCATGGCAGAGAAGAAAGAAGCAGGGGAGAAGATGGTGGCGCGCGTACCTGGAGCGGAGCaccacggcgtgccatggcggcacgggccAACCACgacagcgccaagccgcggccaggcctggcgtcgccgagcgtgaGCACCCCATCACCACCACGCCCAGCAACACCACGGCCAGGCACGGCAACACCGCAGCATCAGGGGCGCCGGCAGGCGGCGCATCGCCATGAATTCTTGCGGCCAGGGTTGCAGGCGAGTTGGGGCCGCGTGGTGGCGAGGACGAatcccagatcgacgcggaccaccgcgtccgccgtcgaaaggcggatcagatccacctgatctcgccggcggcgacggcctgagTTGGCCGAAGAAATTCcgagaagggggcggcgacgaggaaatcgccagagaggagaaggggattagggtttctgcgcgaggagagaggagatgacgagtgggccgaccgagccgaaagagtggctcgggtgcgacctaacccgttgggccaccctgacaggtggggcccaggggcattttggtcatttcacaaaatcacttaaatacagaaactttgaatttTTAGAAGAAATttttaaaagctctaaaaaaataattaaaaatatgaaaattgatcagcataaaattctctatctaagtaaaatatcaaagagaatttttgaagacaactaagaataagtcttaatatgATGATTTAAATAAATGATTTaaacacacatattattttcaataatgaaaataagtccattaatgcaattggactttaaaaacaccttgacaatatttcaaggttgtatttaccctaaatagagtatctccaaatcaatcttagcattaacctcttacatgaaataataatgtcataggaaggggggaacaaaccctaaaactggaatcatgcataattgcttctttaaccattgcccttatcggacaatgatgctatttttcagaaacagaggacaaaggtcagtccacaccatccaactgcaaaactttgcagtgttcatgcaagttcatcactttctcatgtcatttgagtatctttatcaaattacttgcaaagtactatgattatcactattgcataaaaaccaaaaccactattttcataactatgaatatgactatgtggttggcaatggaaccatggattgtgttgatatggtggaggttccattgcaagggtttatatccatctaggattaaacaacaaatgtcgtacaatgattcttgtgccgtaatacccgtgttaaccataagatccggagtgggacggagtagtcaaaagtgtttccacctctcgttcatcaacggatgcgctttaccgtagtacacttgtaatccaaggggcaagcggtgaggctggggagtcctaagttcccacggcattgtccgtagtacacttgtcgcccgaaggagcaagcggtgaggtcggggagtcctaagtccccacggtattgcggtctatgatgggttgcagctaccggcgtaggaatgtatggtagagccccgcattgacatcgtggtcggggtccaccctgaaatctacgggaataatgggaccggcgtggacccgtggtcggggcatgcaacaaagggtgggtgttcgaggtagcggaggaacatgattggctagaccttataccgggcctcacaccataggaagtgtggacggaaagctgcccggttggcaccaaggttaagatctcttatgggtaaagcaacacacctctcgcgagtgtaaagaaccgtgacctgtcactccccgttccgggatatggaactgcgaacgcggccggaaaggagctccatgaagttctagtaaaccggtgaaggccgacggacatagctctttaaaataaaagcaatctcttgaagaaatgtttatcaaaacctgcattggtattagactttctcggtctaatatcgtagctagtgcattaaacacctcttatctataatgaacttgttgagtacgctcgtactcatcccactcttaaatcccttgcttagattgtccgaatcgtccggaggaggactacgacaaccctgaaggagccgagatcatcgtctatgaagaaccagacctctctggaggtattgaaggcgtagactacctcatagtctacggaaccggggaggcttccggaggagattaaGCTTAGAAGCACCgattagtagtagtagccgagcagtgtgaactcttagtatttagctgctcgaggtaataaatgtataacctagtgaaacttctatattgtaagttaagttgggttcgccttgaacccaggagtatcccacttaggacccaagaggagctccgagacgatatgtgtattatgcttgtaataataaatgaatgagttatggacctgctatgttctgttgtactactctgagggatgtaatatttgcggaatggtacttcgtgaatgttatatcaacgactggcatactacaacatgcattggtatgccgggtcaccacaaataTCAAGTGCATGACAATAAACCATCACCGGTAGAGTTCTCTTGCGGATGTTGATCACCAGGTTTCATTTGCTACCTTCCTCGCCATGCATCAAGAAATCCAAGACTCGGATACTCATCATCAACTCCAAGACGATCTAGTGGATCATTTGTGGGTGATCAAAGGAGGGGCCTAGTGGATTATTTATGAGCTTGTTTTATTGAACTTTTTAATTTGAGATTTATGTTAaaactttttttatttttattttatgtgaGGCTATTTGTGGGTGggaacaaatttaattcaaatatgTGGACCGCATCGCCGTTTTGAGAGGCCGATTGGGAACCGCGTCTGGAAAAACTGCCGCCATCATACAAATCTCCACCCTACCAACCATTTCACCGGAAAACAGGCTCTGGGCGGTAGGACGAACGGggaagtggagatgctcttatctttTTTTTGTAATATGTATGAATGCACCTAACTCTCTTTTTGGCCAATATATATTAATTACTAGTTCACTGAACTCGGGCATATTGGGTTCCTTGGTTGACAGCTAAGGTTTCTGCAAAGATCTATACTAAGGAATGCATGATTATTCGAAGTCAATATGCTATGAACCAATTAATTATCCTGTTTCTGACGCACCCTACAGTACTGCTATGTCTAACTTTGGCACTCAATCAACATGAAAGATCCATAGTACATCCTTTAATTTTTTTCTTGGAGCGGGGTTTTTAAATAAGCGAGTCGTTTGTTATTTTTTTTCTAAGCAGCAGTTTTTACGTTGAAGATATGGACGTATATGACATCCAAGAACACAGTTATAGAACATATTCTCAAATCACGGCATTCTGAACTTGAGGATAAAGCTCCATAATGAGATATATTTCAGAAAACACAACACAATGGACAAAGCAGTGGTGTATGAATTTTTCGGTGATGCATGAATTCATTTCAATAGTTGTTCATTTGTTCCTTGTGTGATTTTAGTTTGTAGATATTGTGTTAGAACAAACAATTTTAGCAAGAGCCTATGATGATCTGACTAAGCTGACAATTCTTTACGTCAGTGCCTAAGTAATTATACTACTATAACCTACTGTGTAGGAAAAAtctaattcggctcccgggtgcatatgaacCCATTATGtggaaacatattttaaaatgtcaaaaaaattctgaaataaaatttcacatgtacatctagacattctatgtttgtacataagttttcaaaaaaatatttttcGTGTCCCAtgtaaaaagataaattttgatccTCCAACATAACTATTTAAGGGACACTTTTTTTGTCATTTTACACAGACCATATAAAATGCCTTTTCTTTGAAAACTTGTGCGCGAACGTAGAATGTCCAAACGTACACGTGAAATTTTATtacgaattttttgacattttagtttatttattttttgcattATTCATAGTAGGTTCATATGCACTTACGAGTCAAAACACCACCTCCAATGTGTAGGCTCTGGAGTGTGGAAATGTTTCCTAATACCTGTAGGTTCTTAGCTTGtcatttttatatttttgttgcAACTTGTACCTGTAGGAAATGTTTCAGATTATAGGCGGAATATTTATATGATGGCGGATGATGAAGATTTGATAGTCATATGACAACGGATGATCAAGAATTGTATGGAAACAGAAGCTAGTTTCTGCGTTGAAAAcgctttcttctttttcttttctgtttttcttgtAATACATAGATGTTTGGTTTGCGATTAAAAGAACCTTTATTTGTGTTGTCTAAAAACAAAAGGAATTACCGCTGAAGCATCTTTGGGGGCATTAAAAGTTCTTTTCAAAATTGTAATTATGCTTCCTTTTATCACTTGCTATTTTATCATTCTTTATTTTTCAGTTCCAGGACTCAAAACGCCATCTTATTATTCCTCTTTTTTTATATTTTCACTGAAAgtgtttcttgtttttttaaCTAGAAGTGTTTTTACCCTTTTTAGCTTCTAGGTTTCGACATTTTAGTCTTGTGTTTTATACTAgtcatcatttttattttgtctcttttatttttgaaaatttatTTTCATGGTGGTAGGGGCTATCTGTCGGTAGTTTCAGCTACAACTTTTCGAGGGCAGGCGGTTCCCAGCCCAAAGAAAGGAGGAGGAACCAGATCAAGGGAACCTGTCAAATATTTTTGTGTCAACAATAGAACAAGAACAATGAGCAACATAAATTCAAGATTTCTtccaaaaaaaataaacaaaaatccATCTTGAGTTTTCTTCCGTCGTTAATTTATCTCATCTTCAGTTTTCACTGCTCTTCGTATcatctttttttgtgtttttgcagGTTAGCTGTGTCATTTCTTTGTTTTACTCCTTTTGTTGCTTCTAACATCAATTATATATTTTAGTATATTTTTGTCCTTTAATGATATAGTAATGCAAGAAATTTAGTTACCAAAGTAAGattaaagtcaattaatatgaatcggagggagtaactaaAATCAGGAAGTCATAGTTTTTGTATCCAAAAAGCCTTTCTAGTTTAAGCTCAACATTTTTGGACTTTGGGCCATGACTTTGGCGAGGAAATTGAACTTCTCCAACCAAGATGCACTACCCATATCTAAGGTTTTGGCCCACAGTGCAAGCTGAGGATGGTGTACCTAGGCTAATTTTAAGTTTATTCAGCCTTTGCAAACCTGTTTAGAATGGATATCTTAGATGTGGTGGCCAGGATGATAGATACCGTGTATATATATTTCTGAATTGCTGATGATACTAATCGTAACTTCTTGTCGAAGACAAACCTTAGGTAACACACATGTTTTCATGTAATGTATACTTTTGCATAAGTCATCTGCGTGTAATTCAGATACACTATTTTTTTTAGACGACACCAaatattttcctttttcatttattaAGAAAGGAAAGTAGTTTAAAGCATTACAAGGACCAAGCTCACGCCCCCTCCCCAAAACAACATAAGGTTAAGAGGAGAAACAGAAACATCAAACCCATAAGACTAGATATGCCGAAAAACTCTGAAGTTATGCTCGTTCCAGGCGTGAGAATGGATGCCATGGCGTTCTAGGGAACGCCAGGGTACAAGGCTAATAGCCTTCCATATGGGAACGGGGTAACGACATTGGAATAATACATGAGTGGCGGATTCCGGCGTATGCTTGAATAGGGGGCAATCTTCACAATTCATACACAAAAATGACTGCGTAAAGACATGCATGTAGCGCCGCAGTTATTGAAGAGATGTGTATATTAatcagattttttaaaaaaatattgagGCCGTCAAGTTATCCTGTTGTCATGGTAGTTTGACATCGAATTAGCATCGTACAAGAGGATACATGTCTTGGTAGTTTCAGACCGGATCATATAATTGAGCGGTTGTGTATCTTCTGTGGCGTGTCACGATGGGATTGGGTCGGCCCGGACCTGGCCCCGGACCTGGCCCCGTGGCCCCAAGGCCAATAAGAGGAGCCGTGGGTCGGCCCATTTCAGAAAAAGGTCCTGGCCCCACTGACCCATTGGGTCATCAAGGCCGACCCGCCCAGTCCACGTGCGCCCATTCTGGAAACGCTCAACTGCTGATGTTTCGTGTGGATACGCTCAAGTGCTCAACTGATGGACAGCTTGCTGAGAAGTGAGAACATTCAGTGCAGTATTTCTTGATGTACAAATACGATGCATAAGCTTTTATTTATACAAATAACATTGTCCAAATAAATTACTATGAAGCAAAACTGCTACTAACCAGAGATGATAAGACAATATAAATAAGTTACAAGCGAGCCAAAAAATAGTGGTTACAGGTTACTAACATGATGAAATCTACTTCTTCAGATTTTGATGTTGGATATGACAAAATGCTAGGGACGGAGGAAAGATATATATATAGCACACAGCAAACTCACGGCATCAATCTATAATCTGATAGTGGATATGAGGTCGAAAATATATTGATCAAAAGTGCCAACCATTTTTTTTTATGCCACCTTACAGATGCAAGTATACTGTCACTAGAAGAAACTAGAAAGATGCAAGTATCCTGCTTGAAAGATGCATTGTTTACTGAAACTAGAAGAAACAAGATTGCAAACATACTGTCATGAACTGCAAACGAATTAATTTGGGATAATAAGCATGGAGGCCATCCTTTTTCACTAAAGCAAGGTCTTATAAATATAGTTACAGCTTACAATACAGGACCAAACAGCAAAGAAACTACGATAGCCAAATAACATAACAGATTTTAACTAGCATTCAAGCGCAATAGAACAGAATATTAACTACTGACGAGCCCCGGTATAATCCTGAGTAGGCTACAAAACATTCCATCACTGCATGAAGTAGATCCTTTCTTAGAGCATCAGAACTCAGAAGGTTGGAAAAACAAAAGGCCACAAGCAAAAGCTGCGACATAGAACAGAAGACAAGGCAATCTTCAAAGGTAAAATAGACAACTCTATGACATATTTGGGCTGAAGCTGATCAAGGCATCCATCGTAAACAACTTGATAGTCTCACATCAGAATAAGCAGAGACTGAACAGTTCAAGAAACATATGCTCGATTAGAGAGCACTAACCGTCGAGAATCGGAGGAAGATGGCGAGCTGGGAGCAGGAAGAGTTGGAGAATTCAGAGGGCAGCCGAGACAATGACGGCGTTGGGTCGactgggacgacgacgacgaccccgaCCGACAGCGAACGGCAGAGACGCCAGGAGCGGCACAGCAAGCACGAGGCAGCACCACCGGAAGCAGAGGTGGGCGGCGACCGGGACGGCGGCGACCAGGACGGCGACGACCCGTACGGACGGACGGAGGGCGGCTGGAGAGACGCAGgaggcagcgccgccgccggcagcagagatgggcgggggcgggggcggagaCGGGGGCTGCGACTAGGTCACGCCTGTTCCTAGTTGGAATCGACGGGTCGACCCCGTTGACCCAGTGGGTCGATCAAAGCCGGCTCTGTTGGCCCAAAAACATATCAAGGCCGACCCGTGCGCCCCAATGGCCCTGAATTTTTGGGCCGGGTCAGTGACCCGGCGGGTCGACGCGGCCCAGTCCCATCTTGAGTGGCGTGTGTGAATCGCGCGCCGCGTAGTTGGACCGTGGAAGAATGTTAAAATGAGTTGTTTAGCTAACGTAATCTGTAATCATATCGGAGGGAATTAAGAAACCATATCGAATTGCGAAACCCAGTGATTAGGAAGGTGCAGGTCAATTCTGTGGACGCTGCGGCCATGTGCATGCGCGCGCTCGATCGTTCGTTGGAACCACGTCAAAATGATTCCCTCTGGAACCATCGAAGTCCATGATCGTACAGTAGCTACATTCCTAGCTATTTAAGCACTACCATTGTCGCTCTCCATATCCACCTACAAGGTTCCATCGATCATCTCTCTTATTACGCTCTATTCGGAAAGAGTTTGAGTCAGCACTGAGCAGGAGAAGCTAGATGGCAGCAGGTGCGAGTGGGAAGCGGTTGATTCTGCAGCTGTTGGTGGCGTTCTTGGCGGCGCCTGCGGCCATGTCGGACTGGCTCCCTGGCACCGCCACGTTTTATGGCGGCAGCGACGGGTCCGGCACCATGGGCGGCGCGTGCGGGTACGGGGACCTGTACAGCCAGGGGTACGGGACGGCCACCGCGGCGCTGAGCACGGCGCTGTTCAACGACGGCGCGTCGTGCGGGCAATGCTACCTCATTATCTGCGACCAGGGCAAGTCCAACATGTGCAGGCCCGGCAAGGCCATCACCGTGTCCGCCACCAACTTCTGCCCGCCCAACTGGGCTCTCCCCAGCGACGACGGCGGGTGGTGCAACCCTCCCCGCGCCCACTTCGACATGGCCCAGCCCGCCTGGCTCAACATCGGCATCTACGAGGCCGGCATCATCCCCATCGTCTACCAGCAGTAAGCGAGCTGATTGATCGAtcgatcatgcatgcatgcatgccagTTTGCGAGACAtacatgatgacgatgatgattacTAACCATTCCTCTGTGAAACCGACCGATCGCAGGGTGAAGTGCTGGAGGGACGGTGGGGTTCGGTTCACCATCACCGGCTCCAACTACTTCGAGGTGGTGCTGGTGACCAACATGGCCGGGAGCGGGTCGATCAAGAGCATTTCCGTGAAGGGGACCAACACGGGGTGGATGCAGATGTCCAGAAACTGGGGCGCCATCTGGCAGGGTATGTCGAGCTTGGAAAAGCAGGCGATCTCCTTCGGCGTCACCTCCACCGGCGGGCAGTACATCCTCTTCCAGGACGTCATCCCGGCCGGCTGGCAGTACGGCCAGACCTTCTCCTCCTGGCGGCAGTTCGACTACTAACTAATTCCCCCCTCAGCTCGATGCTTCTGAAAAGTTGGAGCTgctccagttttttttttttaatctatGGAGTTGCTCCAGCTTTTGATATAAAAACGTGGAGTTGGCCTGGCCACGGCTATGACGGTGACACTGAACCACCCGGCACTATCGTGACGTTCCCGAACACCGGGGTAATTAAAAAATTTGAACCAGTTTTTAGATCCATATTTGGATACTAGTTAACTGCAAGCTGCTCTAACTTTTGGTACACAAACATAAAAATACGGAGCGGCCTTAATTTACATCTGATTGCTACTGATAAATGACCGAAACGTTACACATGCAttatctctctctcctccctcctcccgcgCCTAGATTCATTTCTGATTTGACTTCACCGCAACACGATTTACATTTATCGCCACTGGATCATGGCCTCCAGCGAACGAGTCGATGTACCTTTCGCTGGAGTCGAACTTCTCCGATTCGTTCTCGCCGCCATGCAAATTGAGTTGTAGCTCGCTGCCGCCAGGAGCTTGCTGTCGCCGCCACTACGTCTCATGCCGCCTCACCCAGGACAAAGTTGGTTGAGACGGCCACAATAAGCTTTTGGCGGCGATAACAAACGACAACTCAATTTGCGTGGCAGCAAGAATGAATCAGACAAGTTTGACTCTAGCTAAAGGTATGTTCATTCGTTTGCCGGAGGACAGTGGCGGTAGGTGTGAATCACGCTGTGGAGAGTCTGGGTGGGGAGGGGCAGAAAGATAAGACTTACGTAACGTTTTGGTCACTTACCGGTGGCAGTAGGACGCAAATAAACAACCGCTCCATGTTTTTCTGTTCCACGGAACCAACTCTACATTTTTGTATCAAAAGTTGAAGCAACTCTACAGATAAAGAAAAACTGGAACAACTCCAACTTTTCAGAAGCATGGAGCCGAGGGGGGACACCATTCTCATCCGGGATCGGGCCCTGGCACTCCTCGAGTCGCTCGCTTGATTTATTGTTTTTCCTGGTAGGTTGTACGGTACTAGATTGAATTATATAAACATGTAAATTCACGTACATGGATAAAGGGTGAACATTAACTTGCCTTTTCCTTTGGCTACCTCGCGAGTCGTTCCTCTTCCGAGCGACTCCGAGGGAACCCTAGTCCGCCACCGCCCACAGCCGTCCGCCGCCATcctggccgccgctgctgccctccctggcggcggtggcggcatccatccCCTCGACTGATGGTGGGCTGGGGAGCCGTATCCCGGCGGCTCCTCACAGGAGAAGGTGGGAGGTCGACTCCGAGGCGCAGGGCGGTGCGGCTCTTCCTGGCCGGCGCCTGAGGATCTCTAGCAGGAGGAGGGGGTGGCACCCATGGAGGTGCCCTGACCTGCGAGATCTGGTGGTGGCTGCGGCCCGATCTAGTAATCGTGGGGTTAGGCCGGTGCTCTTCACTAGATCCCCTTGTTCATTTTCTGCCTTCTCAGCTTTGGAGACGACCAGCGGTGTGGGGACCTTCTAGTCTTGCgaattcactagtaggaaaaggctcatcagtggcgcaccaaaaaagcattctgtggcgcatgggtggtgcgccacagaattctcgccacaaaaataagaattccgtggcgcacctgcccatgcgccacagaaagtcttatttctgtggcgcaccgggcggtggtgcgccacagaaatagaaagtcttatttctgtggcgcaccgggctGTGGTGCACcacagatttttttgaaattgaaaaaaatggcggccaggtctagatctagatctagatctggggccgcaatTTTTTTAATGTTTGTTTGAAATTTCGCtgggaaggtcgccggaggtgggtgggtgggtggggtgggtgggtggaggaggaggaggccggccggaggaggtggtggtggagtaggaggaggaggtggtggtggtggtggaggtggtgaaggtggtggtggtggtggtggtggaggaggaggaggtggtggtggtggtggtggtggaggtggaggtggtggtggtggtggtggtggtggaggaggaggtggtggaggaggtggtggtggtggaggaggaggagaaggtggtggtcgccggaggaggtcggaggaggtggtcgtcggagtaggaggaggccggccggaggaggtggtcgccggagtaggaggaggccggccggagaaggtggtcgccggagtaggaggatgaggaggaggccggcctgcCGGAGGAGATGATGGTGGttgaggtggaggagaggaggaggggaagtggaggaggagaagtttgcatccggggagaagtggaggagaggagaagtggaggagaagtggaggagggcggcagGAAATTTAAATTTCggagcttaattctgtggcgcatgggccctTGGTGCACCacggattttttttaaaattttctattttgcagcaaaaaatctttattttGCCGTAACttcttactcttttcgaatttggggaTTCTAAAAATTTTCCAACCTGGCAAGCCccttgaattcggatgtagaattttcgtggaaatattttgatatatcgtgcatcttttttcgagttcgtatgcaaccagaaatccagtttgatgattttcccacgcaatcttacaaaaaaagtcgaaattcatgtttgttaattttcagtggtaaaagatgacataatacatgggcatcttgaagaaatttattttttgaaatttttatctattgcttttatttttatcagagataaaaaaggcgatccacagggggtgggggagttgcgtggggagtcaaaaaaaacttctgtggcgcatggaactcatgtgcgccataaaaatgtcttatttttgtggcgcacgaggcaACGTGCACCACAGAatgtcttaattctgtggcgcacaggactACGTGCACCACAGAATgctttaattttgtggcgcacgtggtcctgtgcgccacggaattagtaaaaccaatgattggggttggccccaccttatttctgtggcgcattggcttg contains:
- the LOC124694447 gene encoding expansin-A31-like yields the protein MSDWLPGTATFYGGSDGSGTMGGACGYGDLYSQGYGTATAALSTALFNDGASCGQCYLIICDQGKSNMCRPGKAITVSATNFCPPNWALPSDDGGWCNPPRAHFDMAQPAWLNIGIYEAGIIPIVYQQVKCWRDGGVRFTITGSNYFEVVLVTNMAGSGSIKSISVKGTNTGWMQMSRNWGAIWQGMSSLEKQAISFGVTSTGGQYILFQDVIPAGWQYGQTFSSWRQFDY